In Pseudomonas glycinae, the DNA window TCCAGCTCGCGCCAGATGCGGTGGGAGTTGCGCACGATGGGCACGTATTGCGCGCCCTCGCCCACAGACAACCGGGTGATGCGGGTGTCGCCATGGCTGGAGCCAAACGCGTGCGGCGGATGGTGGCGGTCGATGCCGACCACGTTGACCCCGGCTTTCGCCAGTTGATACATCGTGGCCGCGCCCATGGCGCCGAGGCCGATGACCAGTGCTTCGCATCGTTCCATGATTGATTTCCGCTCAGGCAAAAGAGCCACAGTGAAGCGGATCAGGCGATGGAAAACAATCCGCTGAACGCCGCGTTCAGGCAAAAACACGAAAAACCAAAAGCCGTGCGATTACCGGCCAGACTCGTTTGTTCCGTCTTGCATCGCGGCATACCCTCTGACGCCAATAAAAACCATAAGAGAGAGTCCCGCCTTGATCCGTTTCTGCAAAACCTCGCTCTGCCTCGCCGTTCTGTCTTCGTTTGTTGCCACTGCCAGCCATGCCGCCGATGCGCCCTGGGTCGATGGCGCCGTGAGCGCGGTCAATCAGGATGTCATCGACCTGCGCCACACGATTCATCAGCATCCAGAGTTGGGCAATCTTGAGTTCAAGACCGCTGCGCTGGTGGCCGAGCGGCTGAAGGCGTCGAATATTGAAGTGCGTACCGGGGTTGGCAAGACGGGTGTTGTGGGGGTGTTGAAAGGCGGATTACCAGGGCCGGTTGTGGCGTTGCGCGCCGACATGGACGCCTTGCCGGTCAAGGAGATGACGAACCTGCCGTTCGCCAGTCAGGCCACCAGCACGCGGCTCGGCAAGAGCGTGCCGGTGATGCACGCCTGCGGGCACGACACCCACACCGCCATGTTGCTGGGCGCCGCGAAGGTGCTGGCCGAGCATCGCGATCAGGTGCGCGGGACGGTGGTGTTTCTGTTTCAGCCGGCTGAAGAAGGCGCGGCCGATGTTGATGAATTCCAGACTGACACCCTGATCGGTGCGCAAGCGATGATCCGCGATGGCGCGCTCGATTCGCCCAAGGTCGAGGCGGTGTTCGGAGTGCATGTGATGGCGGGTTATCCGACCGGGCATCTGTTCTATAAATCCGGAACCGTGCTCAACAGCAGCGATTCGTTCCGCATCACGGTCAAGGGCCAGCAGACTCACGGCTCGGCGCCCTGGAGCGGTGTCGATCCGATTGTCGCCAGCCAAGGCATCATCAGCGGATTGCAGACGCTGGTCAGTCGGCGCATCGACCTGACCCAAGGCATGGGCGTGATCAGCGTCGGTACGATCAATGGCGGTTCGGCGGCCAACATCATTCCCGAGTCCGTGGAAATGACCGGGACCATCCGCACCAACAACGCCGACATCCGCGACACGATCTTGAAAAAGATGCCGCCGCTGGTGAACAGCATCGCCAGCGCCTACGAGACCCAGGCCAATTTGCTGCTGGTGAACAATGCGCCGGTAACCACCAACGATCCGGCCCTGACCGAAGCCATGATCCCGGCCCTTGAACGGGCAGCACCGGGCAAGGTCGAGCGCCTGCCCGCCTCGCTGTCGCCGAGCGAAGACTTCTCCTACTACGCGCGCAAAGTGCCGGGGCTGTTCGTGTTCCTCGGCGCAACGCCGGAAGGCCAGGACATGAGCAAGGCGCCGAACAACCACAGCCCCTACTTCACCGCCGATGACGCGACACTGGCTACCGGGGTGAAGGCGCATGTGCAGTTTGTGCTCAATTATCCGGGGCGGGGTCAGCGGGGCTGATTTGTTCCTGTTAAGGATCAATTGGCAAAGGGCCGTTTAATTAACGTTGCAGCTCAGTTGGAAGAGATAAGTCGGATCGAAGACCGTCCTTCCCAATAGCTTCTCCAAGGCGGCGATCTGATCACTTGTCAGATCGTAGCCTTCCCAACCTTGCTGTTCTGTTGTCCATCCCATAACGGCGGCGATCTGGTCGTCGCATCCTCCGGGAAGCTGCGCCTCGAACACCAGAAGCTCCGTTTTTTGATCGAAGGCTTCGATTCTGTAGATCATAAGGTCAGTTACCAGACGTCGCTGTAGTCAAACGAGATTTGATAGTTGTAAGCCGTAAGGAAAATATTGTGTTGAAAGTAAGGTTGGATAATAGGCGTCCAATTTTCGACTACATTGAAGCCGCCATTATTTATGTTGTTTTCCACTGGGATGCCCAAGGCATTCAAAACGGTTTCATCGTCGCCTAAATCCTTGGAGTACTCTTCGCCCTCGCATAGTTGAGTGTGCTTGTCATACCACTCCAGTCTCAGCTTTAGTCCCATCATCAACCTCACAAGTATTTTTTTCTGATGCTTCTTTCATCTTTCGGATCCCCGCGTCGTTCTCCTGTAAAAGGGTCAAACGCTCCTAGGTGAGTTCCGTCACTTGCACGATAAACTTCCAACTCTCCGTGCCTTGAGTCCCACTCATAAATTCTCCTGCCTTTTGCATCCTTCCACCGTTCCCGAAGTCCGCCGCCTCCCTGTATAGGGTTCATTTTCTGTGCTTTTTTCAAACCGGGAAAAGCAGTAATTTCTTCTGCTTCTGGAGGTTTATGATAGCTATGCCCCTCTGACGGTAAGCCTTTACGTGAGGTGTTGACTACGATGTACAGCGGCCGGACCCCGGAATTCGCCGGAAACACCAGAATGAAATCCCGATACTCCGGCGGATAAACCGGATTCACCAGAATCCCCTCCGCCGCTTTCGTCGGTGGATACACCCAGATATGCGGCGCCTGCGGAGCAGCCTCCAGTGCCGGAATACCAAGAATGTCGGAACCATCCACGGCAGGCGTCCAGACCAGCTCAACCCCTTCGCCAAGGTCTGCAACAAACCGGCTATCGCGTGCCGCGAACTGCACGACATCAACCATCTCCCAGTCGCGATTCTTGCCGGTATAGAAGCCGTAACCCTTAAGGCTGCCATCGGCCTGCTGTTCAACACGCAAGCGCACGCGGGTTCGGGCCTGTTTGAGGGCGAGCAACTGGTCTTCGGTGTAGAGAGCGCTGTCGCCCAGGTTCGAGGGCATCAACATCGCCAGCAAACCGAGCAGCGGGGTCGCGACAGCAGCAGAGGCCATCGCGGGCAATGCCTTGAACGCCTCACCGGCAAGGGCAAAAGTGCCCAGCCCCGCAGGAATTGCCGTGCCGCTGATTTTCTTGAGCTCAACGCCGCCACTGTCATCGGCCTCACGCCCACCGAGCAAAATCAGCTCGCCGTAATCCTTCAGACTGTCAGTCGGCACCATCCCTGCAGGATTCGAGTAATCGATGATCGCGTCCGGC includes these proteins:
- a CDS encoding amidohydrolase — translated: MIRFCKTSLCLAVLSSFVATASHAADAPWVDGAVSAVNQDVIDLRHTIHQHPELGNLEFKTAALVAERLKASNIEVRTGVGKTGVVGVLKGGLPGPVVALRADMDALPVKEMTNLPFASQATSTRLGKSVPVMHACGHDTHTAMLLGAAKVLAEHRDQVRGTVVFLFQPAEEGAADVDEFQTDTLIGAQAMIRDGALDSPKVEAVFGVHVMAGYPTGHLFYKSGTVLNSSDSFRITVKGQQTHGSAPWSGVDPIVASQGIISGLQTLVSRRIDLTQGMGVISVGTINGGSAANIIPESVEMTGTIRTNNADIRDTILKKMPPLVNSIASAYETQANLLLVNNAPVTTNDPALTEAMIPALERAAPGKVERLPASLSPSEDFSYYARKVPGLFVFLGATPEGQDMSKAPNNHSPYFTADDATLATGVKAHVQFVLNYPGRGQRG
- a CDS encoding DUF7683 domain-containing protein; the protein is MIYRIEAFDQKTELLVFEAQLPGGCDDQIAAVMGWTTEQQGWEGYDLTSDQIAALEKLLGRTVFDPTYLFQLSCNVN
- a CDS encoding colicin E3-like toxin immunity protein, coding for MMGLKLRLEWYDKHTQLCEGEEYSKDLGDDETVLNALGIPVENNINNGGFNVVENWTPIIQPYFQHNIFLTAYNYQISFDYSDVW
- a CDS encoding S-type pyocin domain-containing protein, with product MAGQKDIPRVPNPPAGDGHHVSYRYMTATELADQQDRQDKYDAMLARQDAFERSREVAANKPEPVRAGCVFAKSCKLPDAIIDYSNPAGMVPTDSLKDYGELILLGGREADDSGGVELKKISGTAIPAGLGTFALAGEAFKALPAMASAAVATPLLGLLAMLMPSNLGDSALYTEDQLLALKQARTRVRLRVEQQADGSLKGYGFYTGKNRDWEMVDVVQFAARDSRFVADLGEGVELVWTPAVDGSDILGIPALEAAPQAPHIWVYPPTKAAEGILVNPVYPPEYRDFILVFPANSGVRPLYIVVNTSRKGLPSEGHSYHKPPEAEEITAFPGLKKAQKMNPIQGGGGLRERWKDAKGRRIYEWDSRHGELEVYRASDGTHLGAFDPFTGERRGDPKDERSIRKKYL